In Lolium rigidum isolate FL_2022 chromosome 7, APGP_CSIRO_Lrig_0.1, whole genome shotgun sequence, the DNA window TTAGCCTTTAACACCTTGCGCATAAACTATCAGGAAAGGCGGTGAGTCTCTAGGCCTGCTTTGCTAACAAGGCTTGGTTAAAGTGTAAATCTCGGAAGCCCATGCCGCCTTGACCCTTTCTTCTCGTGAGTTTGTCCCAGCTCATCCAGTGTATCTTTTTTCTTTCATTTTGGTCTCCCACCAAAAATCTCTTGTCATCTTCATGAGCTCCTCGCACACGCCCTCTGAAAATTTGAAAACACTCATTGGATATGTTGAGATGGATTGGACCACGGATTTTATCAATATCTTCTTTGCCCCACTTGAAGAATAATTGTCAGTATAGTCGAtgagtttcttttttattttctcctTGATCGGCTGAAATTTTCCATCTTTCATGCAGCCATCAGGGAGTGGGAGCCCAAGATATTTTTCATCAAACCCAACTGATTTGAATATTAAGGATGGATGCCACTTCCTGCCCTTCTACAACTGTACATTTATTTCCCAACAGTAAAGAGCATTTCTCAAGGTTGGGAAGTTGCCGAGTGGCTTGTTCATAATTATTTAACACTGCCTTCACTTTATTTTCTTGATCTACATTTTCCTCGGAAAAAAGGAGGTTGTCATCTGCAAACAACATATGAGAAATTCCCGGGCTTCGTTGACAAACTTTCAGTTCTCTTATCTCCCCCTTATCAATCTCTGTTTGGAGAAGTCTAGATACACCATCAACCACAAAAAGGAAAAGATAAGGAGATAAGGGGTCACCCTGCCGGAGGCCCCTAGTTGGTGTGAATTTTTCTAGAATCTTCCAATTGAAACGAACCGAGTAAGAGACTGTTTTGACGCAAGTCATTACCCAGGTGATCCACTGTGTTGAAAAACCCAGTGTTTCTAGGATTCCTTCCAAATACTTTCAGTCCAACCTATCATAGGCCTTTGCAAGGTTCAGCTTGTATCCACgatattttccttttctttctccaCTTTTCTGTAAAGAGTGGATGCACACAAAAGCTATGAGCACATTATCAGTAATTTGCCTTGCTGGAACAAAAGCGCTTTGGTTTGGAGCAATGATATCTTGAAGAAGTGGCCTGAGTCTATTAACAATGCATTTTTAGACTACCTTATAAATAACATTACATAAGCTTATGGGTCTGAAGTCTCGAAGGCACACCGGATTTTCTTCTTTGGAATGAGCACTATAACCGTATCATTTTTTCCTTCTGGCATGGTTCCACTCCTAAATATTTCCTTGACTGCATACTGCATACGTTATATCATCTTTGAGAACTCCCTAGTGGTGTTGGAAAAATCTGGTTGGGAACCCATCCTTACCATGGGCCTTTAGAGGTCCAATATGAAAGAGGGTGTTGCCAATCTCTTCATCAGAATACTCCATGCAAAGTTTTTCATTCATATCTTGGGAAATTTGATCTTGGATAGAGTCAGTGATGATTTCAGGCTGAACATGTTGATCAATAGTATATAGccggtcaatgttatttttctttGCTCTCCAAGTTGCTTTGCGGCGAAAGAACTTAGTATTTTTGTCGCTCTCTTTTAGCCAATTAATTCTTGATCGATGTCTCCAATATATTTCTTATTGTTCTAATAAACTATCTAACTCCCTTTCTATTGTCTTCTTTTTTCTTGTTcatgccacagaaaccttatgttTAGAATTTCCAATCTTTTCCTCAGCTTTTCAATATGTTTTGAGACAGAGCCTACAGTTTTATTGCTCCATATTTGTAGGCAGTCCATCACCCCGTTCAAGTTAGAAGCCACGCCGCCAAGGTCACTTGGGCGTCTATGTCCTTTCCATGCAACTTTAACTTCTTCAGCTAAAGATCTCATGTTCCCAATAAGCTTCATACCTCCTAGGACGACAAAAAGATCTCACGGTAGCATTCTGCTGGAAAGTAAGCAAAATAGGACAATGGTCCGATCTAGAAGAGGTCAAATGACTTACTTGACTTTGAGGATAGATATTTGACCATTCTGGCGATGCAACAGCTCGGTCTATACGAATTTTAACATTTCCCCTACCACTTTGTTTGTTGTCAAAGTCCAGGGTGCCACATTGTTTCATTAAAATCCCCCATCATAAGCCAAGGGAGATTAAGCATTGGCTTTTATTCTTTTTAAAACACAGATACTTATATACCAGTACACTATGATAGGATGATGCCAAAGGTACATATTTGGAGGCCCTTTTTTTGTTTTACTCATCTTTTTGGATGGTACACAGACGCACACGATGGCCAGGTTCTCTAACTTATACAGTTTGAGTTCTCGCTTATTTTCAAAAACATGTTTGATTTCAATGTATTGAACTAAACTGATCCTCACTTTTTCACAAAATTTTAGTGTATTTTTTCTAATCTCCAGTACTCTATCTATAACTAGTGAATTAGAGATTGGAGATTTAAAGGGATTAGATGAAGGTAGTGGTTTCACCTAATATCCTAAGTAATTATCTTCACTAATCACCACAAATCTCCAGTGCAAACAAAACCTTAGGAATTTGCAAAAAATAACAAAGGAACTATAAGTGAGAGTCAGTCGGGACTCCACTTACATCTGGACAAGAATCTATCTGCTAGGACTTTTTATAAATAAATACAAACATAGACAAAACCATGTTTATGAGCACATCTGAAAGAATGAACAACGGGTTAGATCTTGAGAGTAACAAATCATCACAGACGTCTCGTTATCAAGCAAAATGTTGCCTCTTAACATTATGTCTTCAAAACACCGCCTCCTAACATTATGTCTTTTTTTGAGGGATCCTAACATTTATGTGTTTATGAGACACACATGTGTTAAATGCGTGAGGCTTAAACTCTGGTAGCCATCTAACCGGTTCTCTTTGAGATGGGACATTTTTTTTAGATCAATAGGGAGTGCCAAAAACACAGCATGTTTGAAAAAACAATGAAACCCCAACCAAGAGCAAGAGGTTCAAGTTTTTCTTTCGACAAAGgaatattaatatcgcgaagatatcaattacatccagcATCTGCAACAACGTAATGTCCTAATGGTAATACGAATGCACATAACTAAAAAacgaaagaaaaattacagaaaaaaaagtcccgctacagtgatcTATTCCTCGTGACAGTGGGCCAAACATCACCATAGCACGATAAATCCACCATCTCTAAAAATAACGTCATAGATAATAGATTTTCACCCAAATTATACAACACGCAGACCATGTTTGTAGGAGTCTCAAAAGAAACTAATAGGGCCGGCAGGACTAGAGAAACATAAAGGAAGTACCCAAAACTAGCAAAGTACGAACGGTATGCAGCGCATGTTGTATAATTGAATTGTTGTACGTACATGAGAATCGTCGCTGTCACTTTTCCGACCGCGGTCATACACGGGTGCCGGTTCTTCGCCGCTGCGCGCCCACGAAACAACCTCGAAAAGAAATGGACAACGCCGTATCTCCGTCACCTGCGATCACTTGTCAAACCTAACGATGTGTTGGAAACGTGACATCATCCGCGCGCACAACAGACTGAGATTCAGAGGTTGATTAAACTCTCCACGGCAATACAGCATCATTGCAGATTTGGTAGTTGGGCACGCGTGCAGTCACACTTTAAACATAAGGCTTTGCAGTCCGAGTGTGACTTTTTGAAGACCAagttacatgtagctctttatttttaaaaatttaaaatttatattttaaaatttcaaaaaaatctgaaataaaatcctagtggtagccaatgatgtatgctacaaaTGGTGCAAAAGCTCAATGCAAACTgatttgtattctaggctacacgaaattgacaaaatctaacaaaattagtagtcttgaaatgtgtactattcactataaaatttgtcagaatttgtcatttttgtgtagcctagagtataaagtagtttgtattgagagtttacaccattgtagtatacatcattggctatctcTACAATTTtgatttggattttttttcaaattttgaaattcaaattctgaGTGTTCAAAAATAAAAGGCTatgtgtagctcggcctccatttgaAGTTTTCCTTTGCAATCTAGCTTATAATTAAGCCACAAACGACAGAACTACAAGAATGTTGATCACATCTTACAAAAACGGAAACACGCATACAATGATACAAACAAGATAGCACGTCATGCCTAAAGCTAAGCACTGAAAAACGGTAAAATTTTCATTTTGGGGCTACTTGGGAGGCCCTATTCGTTGACCGAGTCGGTGTGTAccgggtgccgcacacccccaaCCCGTTGGCGGTTTAGTGGGATGTGGCCGAAtgtgttttttcttattttttctttttttgtttacatttCCGTTTCTAaaaattaatactccctccgattttgacactaatatgaatgtatctacacATATTTTGATTATAGATTCATCCATTAGGGACAAATAATATGGATAAGAGGGAGTagtattatttttgaaaatagaGTTTTTTTCAAATTTGTAAGATTTTTAAATACGaacaatttaaaatttaaataatttcaaaatttaaacTTTTCTTCAATCTatacatttttaaaatttatacAATTTTCAATTTGACCATTTTTCATATTTGACATTTCTTAAAATTTAAAGTTTcacaaatttgtatttttcaattttgatttttttgcgaaaatgaacttttttaaaaattttaaaaaattgaacattttaaaattttgctTGTTTTTCAAATAAAATAGATTTAACATTTTTCAAATCTTGCAAGacaaataaacaaaaaaagaggCTGGATtgaaacaaaacagaaaaacacCACAAACACCTAACTGGGTGGGTCGGCCAGTACCGCACACAAGGGTGTGTGGCTTGCGATACGTGCCGACTTGGTTGCCATATAGGAACTAGCGTGTTCCTCGCCATTGACTTGATCAGCAGTCGCGTGGTGTCGCATACCCTTATGTGCCCGCGACGGCTAGTTGGGCCACAACCCAGTATCGAGTactatctccttgtttttttagtTGCTTCTTTTATGTTTTTTAGAATGTAATTATTTTCGTAAAtcaaatttcaaaatattttaatattttttcaaaCTGTGAACATTTATTAGATCTGGATATGTTTTGAACTTGaaattttttttaacatttaaacctttttaaatttgaacaattttaaaacaaagcTTTTTTAGAAATTTGAGAATTTCCGAATTTTGAACAACTTTAAATCTACAcctttttaaaaatgtcaaatttATTTTTGTTGAATTTAAACTTATTAAAAAATGTATATTTTCAATTTTAAACATTTTATATCTTTACATTTTTAAATcgtaaaaaaagaaacagaaaaaagaggGAAAAAGAAATAGGAATGAAAAATAACAGAAAAAAGAACACCAGCACCTAACTGGACCGGGCTGTACCGCGCGCGTGGTGTGCGGCGACCTGGCTGGGTGTATAGGATATGCCCAATGTACTCGGCCCAAACTTGTGTCGGCCTTACAAGACCACGGCCCGGAAGCCCAGTCTTTTTCTTTGTCTCCCCTGGCCCTACCTACTTTCTCTCTGTCACTTCCGGCAGTGCAGTCCGTCCTCTACTAAAGAAACGCCAAACCAAGCCTCCCAGTCCACGGCCTCTCTCCACGCTCCCCGAgcaacaaaccccactcctcgctCTCACTCCCGAAGCTTCTGCCGGCTGACAGCTGGGGCTCCGACTCGCCGGCGGCCGTTTCCATGGCGGGGCAGCCGCCGCCTGGCCCCGAGGACGACTTCCTCGACCACTTCTTCAGCATCCCCTCCTTCCCCGCCGGCCAAGCAGCAGCTGCCGCGCCCGGGGACCACCACCCCTTCCCGCTCGCCCTCagcctcgacgccgccgccgaggcctccGCCGGCGCCAGGCGCCTCCACGATGGACCCGATGGCGCCCGGACGGTGAGGACTGAGGAGCTCACTTACCCTGCCCTCGTGGTTGCCAGTGGCGTGGCGCGACATGGGAGGGGATTGACTGAGGTGTTCTCCACTTTCTTCTTGCAGGACCGGGACCCCGCCCAGCTCGCTGGGCTCTTCTCTCCGGTGTTCGCCGGCGCGGCGCCGCACCTCcgccctgcgccgcctcctcAGGTTGATCCGACTTAAGTGAATGGTGTGTGTGCTTTAACCTTCGATTCGGTGCTGATTCGTTAGTGTTTGTTCAGGTGTTCCACGCCCAGCCGAGGCTGAGTGAGGGAGCCATGGCGCCACAGCAGCACCAGCCGCCACCGCCCCGGCCTAAGGTGCGGGCACGTCGGGGGCAGGCCACCGATCCCCACAGTATCGCTGAGAGGGTAATCTCTTATGCCTAACCAACTCACACCTGCCTGAACAGTTAAATTGACCAACCTAGCCACATTCATGTTTGATGCACACGAGTTTATGAAGCTTGAGAGATGGTTGTTGGCACGGTAACGCTATCCACAATAAGAGAACCTTCGTATGAGTTCCTTGCATTCTTAACTTTATCGGGTGTTGCTGTGCAAGTAATTGGAAGGATTAAGGAAAAAAGTTCTTTTCATAGCTAGGTGTTGCCGTGTTGGGCGGCTATGTGGTGGAGGCATATGGTGTAGTGTTGTTTAAGCATCGCGGAATACTCTTACAATCATGTTGCATTGTATTGGAAGTCACAAGCTTTTGGCAATTCTTATACCAAACTGGAACTTTGTTTTCTAGTGAATGTGGTATGATTGCAACCCAGGTATTAATAAAACTTTTTGCAGAAAAAAGGGTATTAATAAATATGGTTGAAGGGTGTGCTTGCAATATATTCCCATTACTCACTAATATGTGAGGGCTAGCCTCTTGTTGTTCTGTAAAAGTGTTAGCCTCCAGTTTACTTATAGCtacatttcatattttcattATAACTCTTTGGCTCTTAGCACTGGTTTGATTCTTTCTCTGTTCAAATGCAGCTAAGAAGAGAGAGAATAGCAGAAAGGATGAGGGCCTTGCAAGAATTGGTCCCCAACACAAACAAGGTTTGCATGCAATTTTTCGCATCGAGTATCATAATAAGCTAAGACTTGCGTGCTGCACATGCCTTCCACAATTGGATGTTCAGCAAGTGGTCCAGAGTTATGATGTCCTCACAGTAGATTTCCACCCCGCTCGCCTTAATATTCTCCCGACTAATCAAAATGACTCTCAAGAACTGATATCTTCATATCTATAATCCACATAAGTACATAATATGTTTGCTAGTTATATATGGATGCCACTTAGGATAACACAAATACTTGCCCTTTGGATTACTTTTGTTCATGTTGATTGTTGTCTGGTAATTTGAAAACAATGTATTATCACATAATTTATGTAATTACTAGATATAGTTTTGTTCTGCCGACCCATGAAGAGATTCAATTAACAAAATTAATGTTGTATCTTAAACAATTTTTTTAAACATGTCTTATCTTAAATGCAGACTGACAGGGCAGTGATGCTAGATGAGATCCTTGATTATGTGAAGTTTCTTAGGCTTCAAGTAAAGGTATGCTTTCTTATGTACTGTTGTCTAAAACAGCACAAGCTGAAACTGTCTGCTACTTTTAGCTATTTGATATTGATAATTGTTCTATAATGCCAGGTTCTGAGTATGAGCAGACTCGGTGGTGCTGGTGCAGTTGCGCAGCTGATTGCTGATATCCCACTCTCAGTTAAGGTCACACTCTGTCAAAAACGTAGAATGCTGTACTCTTACGCTGAATCCATAAAATTAATTTGATGAACCAGCTATCATGAATGGCTTGTAATTGTTGCTTCCAACAAACATGCCAAAATAATAATCACTAGGATTTTAGATATTCTTTTCCGATCTTTATATTTTTATGGTTTAGGTTTAGTTGCTCCTTCTTTCAGAGTCAAGCAGTGTACTCTCTCCGAtcagatttaatcgacgcggagtgATACTAGCTAGCTAGTAGAGCACTTATGTATTGTCCAACGTCAATTAAGCCAGATCAGAGGTAGTAGAAAGTATGTTGCGCACAgtctaattttccttttcttgccCTTTAATTTCTTTGATTATCCATTCATACGTGTCAGCATACACTATTGGTGTTTTGTGCTGTCAGCAAAAAGTATATCCTTTCTTGCTACTAATGAATAATTCATATTTGCTAATGGGCTGACTAGTTGAAATAGTTTAGCTATTTATTCTTGATCCACTTTGATTGATAGAACACACTCGTTTGACCATTTTGTAACCCATAGCATGGGTGAGCTGATAGTGGTAAATGATTAACAAAAGGTAGCAGAAATTCATTTTTAAATAATTATATTTGACTTTTGGTACTTATGAATCTTCATCCATTAGTCATACCATATCTTTCGGTCTAAACTGAATCTTGCTGGAATGACACCCTAGGGGGAGGCAAGTGACAGTGGGGGCAAACAACAGATTTGGGAGAAGTGGTCGACCGATGGCACGGAAAAGCAGGTAGCAAAGCTGATGGAAGAAGACATCGGGGCAGCGATGCAGTTCCTCCAATCCAAAGCACTATGCATGATGCCAATCTCGCTTGCAATGGCGATCTACGACACGCAACATCTGCAGGACGGCCACTCAATGAAGCCTGAACCCAACACTCATTCTTAGTATAGGAACAGTAACTCTAGCATGCACCCCTACTATTGCTAGGCGTGGACCTATCCAAAGTGTAGGATATACTGAACACTTTGATCTGCTAACAGAGAGCAGGCGAAGGACCTAAAGATCCTCTCCTCTCGAAGTAGTACCCATGGTATCTGATATATGATGTGTCCTC includes these proteins:
- the LOC124677447 gene encoding transcription factor UNE12-like is translated as MAGQPPPGPEDDFLDHFFSIPSFPAGQAAAAAPGDHHPFPLALSLDAAAEASAGARRLHDGPDGDRDPAQLAGLFSPVFAGAAPHLRPAPPPQVFHAQPRLSEGAMAPQQHQPPPPRPKVRARRGQATDPHSIAERLRRERIAERMRALQELVPNTNKTDRAVMLDEILDYVKFLRLQVKVLSMSRLGGAGAVAQLIADIPLSVKGEASDSGGKQQIWEKWSTDGTEKQVAKLMEEDIGAAMQFLQSKALCMMPISLAMAIYDTQHLQDGHSMKPEPNTHS